From Leptolyngbya sp. KIOST-1, one genomic window encodes:
- a CDS encoding ABC transporter ATP-binding protein → MTLVAANTQAMTAPKDSDVVLSVQGVSKKFCRDFKSALFYGMQDISSEVLGLRGDKNDRLRKKEFWALQDVSFELRRGEALGLVGKNGSGKSTLLRVIAGLIKPDVGSVTVRGRVAPLIALGAGFNPVLTGRENIYANMSILGLSKAEIDDRFDDVVAFAEIPDAIDSPVRSYSSGMQARLGFACAVFTEPDILLIDEVLAVGDSRFRAKCFRQLNDLRKKDVTFILVSHNSNSILTVCESSAYLRRGNLIDFGDSTSVMKKYEEDLFIKDKESAEKTLSTRSNYSEENPNLNISDVFFEDELGDRINSPKTGHSTYFCIEFDAKRTLDNVTVAAIIKGMAEGGEAVLYLNSTQDGKTFHFKPGHGKVKIFMPSLGLRVGTYLVDIFIKEGNLCRLDTLEGFSFSVKSESIMDRCLYYQPREWQHSS, encoded by the coding sequence ATGACTTTAGTAGCTGCAAATACACAAGCGATGACTGCACCTAAAGACTCTGATGTGGTGCTCTCGGTGCAGGGGGTGTCGAAGAAGTTTTGTCGAGATTTTAAGTCAGCGCTGTTTTATGGCATGCAAGACATCTCTAGTGAGGTGTTGGGCCTGCGGGGCGACAAAAATGACAGGCTGCGCAAAAAGGAGTTTTGGGCGCTGCAAGATGTGAGTTTTGAGCTGCGCCGGGGCGAGGCGCTGGGCCTGGTGGGCAAAAATGGCAGCGGCAAGTCGACGCTGCTGCGCGTTATTGCGGGGTTGATTAAGCCCGATGTGGGGTCGGTGACGGTAAGAGGCCGGGTGGCCCCGCTGATTGCCTTGGGGGCTGGGTTTAACCCGGTGTTGACGGGGCGAGAAAATATTTACGCCAATATGTCGATTTTGGGCCTCAGCAAAGCAGAAATTGATGACCGCTTTGATGATGTAGTGGCGTTTGCAGAAATACCAGATGCGATTGATTCACCAGTAAGAAGCTATAGCTCTGGGATGCAGGCTCGATTAGGCTTCGCTTGTGCAGTCTTCACTGAACCAGACATATTGTTGATTGATGAAGTCTTGGCTGTAGGCGATAGCCGGTTCCGAGCAAAATGCTTTCGACAGTTAAATGATTTAAGGAAGAAAGATGTAACTTTTATCTTAGTCAGCCATAACTCTAACTCAATTCTCACAGTCTGTGAATCTTCAGCCTATCTAAGAAGAGGCAACCTAATAGACTTTGGGGATTCCACTTCAGTCATGAAAAAATACGAGGAAGATTTATTCATTAAAGACAAAGAATCCGCAGAAAAAACCCTCTCTACAAGGAGTAACTATTCAGAAGAAAACCCCAACTTGAATATTTCAGATGTGTTTTTTGAAGATGAGCTAGGGGATCGAATCAACTCACCAAAAACAGGTCATTCAACATATTTTTGCATTGAATTTGACGCAAAGAGAACCCTAGATAATGTAACTGTAGCAGCAATCATAAAAGGGATGGCAGAAGGCGGTGAAGCAGTGCTGTATTTAAACAGCACTCAAGATGGAAAAACATTTCATTTCAAACCAGGCCATGGAAAAGTGAAGATTTTCATGCCTAGCCTTGGACTTCGAGTAGGAACTTATCTAGTGGATATTTTCATAAAGGAAGGAAATCTCTGTAGACTTGATACCCTTGAAGGATTCTCTTTTTCAGTTAAAAGTGAATCAATTATGGATCGATGCTTATATTATCAGCCTAGAGAATGGCAGCATTCAAGTTAA
- a CDS encoding FAD-binding protein, with protein MRNIEFLTSKNLSFYRTNHKFEHYSEFKSVEEFKEILSYADENNLKVYILGNGSNTFFCGSKIKTLVLKNNLEKEIKVVSKTDTHSIIRASSSVLAIDILKICFSETLDAFYYLSSVPATIGGALAMNAGRGKHFNRTIYDFVEHLEVFDHKENRIKILKKSEVVKGYRETIFTGIQSQLILGVEFKFPKHQFEGNPILERCKWSKENQDNAIPNCGSVFSSADPKILESIKGLRIGEARFSKKTSNWISNKSSNYIYIYLLIVLAKILHLVKKKKAKLEIILVD; from the coding sequence ATGAGAAATATAGAATTTCTAACAAGCAAGAACCTATCTTTCTATAGAACAAATCACAAATTTGAGCACTATTCTGAGTTTAAATCTGTAGAAGAATTTAAGGAAATATTATCTTATGCAGATGAAAACAATCTCAAAGTTTATATTTTAGGAAATGGATCAAATACATTTTTTTGTGGGAGCAAAATTAAGACCCTAGTACTTAAAAATAATTTAGAGAAGGAGATAAAAGTAGTATCAAAGACTGATACCCATTCAATAATTCGAGCATCATCATCAGTTTTAGCGATAGATATACTGAAAATTTGCTTCAGTGAAACACTAGATGCTTTTTACTATCTTTCGTCTGTACCCGCAACGATTGGCGGTGCGCTTGCAATGAACGCAGGACGTGGCAAGCATTTTAATCGAACAATATATGATTTTGTGGAGCATCTTGAAGTCTTTGACCATAAAGAAAATCGGATTAAAATCCTTAAGAAATCTGAGGTGGTAAAAGGCTATAGAGAAACTATTTTTACGGGCATTCAAAGCCAGCTAATATTAGGCGTAGAATTTAAGTTTCCAAAACATCAATTTGAAGGAAATCCTATACTGGAAAGGTGTAAGTGGTCTAAAGAAAATCAGGACAATGCAATTCCCAACTGTGGATCAGTTTTTAGTTCAGCAGATCCGAAAATTTTAGAGTCTATTAAAGGGTTGAGGATTGGTGAAGCTAGGTTTTCGAAAAAAACAAGTAACTGGATTAGCAATAAGTCTAGCAATTACATCTATATTTATTTGCTTATAGTTCTTGCAAAGATACTTCATCTGGTCAAAAAGAAAAAAGCAAAACTTGAAATTATTTTGGTTGACTAA
- a CDS encoding polysaccharide pyruvyl transferase family protein: MKIGILTFHHTTNYGATMQTYALYSFLKKQGHDAEIIDYQPKSAADYYRSKIIYPLNTKSKKKALKNFTGNLIPGFKKYISMKAFLNKNLKISSPRKIHTGSALRAALEASKYNAVICGSDQIWCIDSIRGFDKAYFLDFFKKGIGIKKISYAASFGPTADLREHAETIYSLIKQFDAVSVRDSNSFQLVHSEFKEVEKVLDPTFLIGFDEFLDSRPISKSPYLLLYIDHSLKKEESQFIKDLAKKKGLTIIAIGEPHHDPYKTAQKYLMHVSPREWLNYFNQASYVVTNLYHGTIFSIKFQKEFTSLARETKRNKTPDLLGRIGLNHRLLENVELNTLGKQAEPIDYGNVNRILAEEISDSSLFLINALKS, translated from the coding sequence ATGAAAATAGGAATTTTAACTTTTCACCATACGACTAACTATGGTGCAACAATGCAAACCTATGCTCTCTATAGCTTTCTCAAGAAGCAAGGGCATGATGCTGAGATAATAGATTATCAACCTAAAAGTGCTGCTGATTACTATCGAAGCAAAATTATTTATCCGCTTAACACAAAATCAAAGAAAAAGGCTCTAAAAAATTTCACAGGAAATTTGATTCCAGGCTTTAAAAAATACATAAGCATGAAGGCTTTTTTAAATAAAAACCTAAAAATAAGCTCTCCAAGAAAAATTCATACTGGAAGCGCTCTCAGGGCAGCTCTAGAGGCAAGTAAATATAATGCTGTTATTTGTGGGAGCGATCAAATATGGTGCATCGACTCTATCCGAGGGTTTGACAAAGCTTATTTCCTTGATTTCTTTAAAAAAGGCATTGGCATTAAAAAAATAAGCTACGCCGCAAGTTTTGGCCCCACTGCCGACCTGCGCGAGCATGCCGAAACTATTTATTCCCTGATCAAACAGTTTGACGCTGTTTCAGTTAGAGATAGCAACAGCTTTCAATTAGTTCATTCAGAGTTTAAAGAAGTCGAGAAAGTTCTTGACCCAACATTTTTGATTGGGTTTGACGAATTCCTTGATTCTAGACCAATCAGTAAAAGTCCCTATTTACTCTTATACATTGACCATAGCCTAAAAAAAGAAGAGAGCCAATTTATCAAAGATCTTGCCAAGAAAAAGGGACTTACCATAATTGCTATTGGCGAGCCTCACCATGATCCGTATAAAACAGCTCAAAAGTATTTAATGCATGTTAGTCCTAGGGAGTGGCTTAACTACTTTAATCAGGCATCTTATGTAGTCACCAATCTTTATCATGGAACAATCTTCTCAATTAAATTTCAGAAAGAATTCACCAGCTTAGCGAGAGAGACAAAGCGAAACAAAACACCGGATTTACTCGGCCGTATCGGCTTGAACCATAGACTTTTAGAAAATGTCGAACTAAACACTCTAGGCAAACAAGCTGAGCCGATTGATTATGGAAATGTCAATCGTATTCTTGCTGAAGAAATAAGCGACTCTTCTCTTTTCTTAATAAATGCTTTAAAAAGCTAG
- a CDS encoding glycosyltransferase family 2 protein produces the protein MMNQEPLISVVIPTFNRAYFLNKAIQSVLAQSYKNYEIIVVDDNSSDQTEEVVGQVKYPNFFYKKHSKNMGGGAARNSGIDMAKGDFIAFLDSDDIWLPKKLEIQIGKILKSKKPLETLSYTQRSMQNTFSGHIMPVFSKDPEVSVADYLFAKRPDVSLKAFLVSERGDMQSSTLMLSSQLAKKVRFCDDLKKHQDWDFCLRLDLAGADFLFVDEPLTLWGNSLEANKVSKISDYKISLQWINTYKGKISPQAFLGFMLIEVLPKMFMQRENKIFAQTVIFRSLIRRIINYQEFQLLTDKNIHYKKRIRNLFLANDSTPN, from the coding sequence ATGATGAATCAAGAGCCTCTAATTAGTGTTGTCATTCCTACATTTAATCGCGCCTATTTTCTGAATAAAGCTATTCAGAGCGTTTTGGCTCAGTCATATAAAAACTATGAAATTATTGTCGTTGACGATAACTCTTCTGATCAAACAGAGGAAGTAGTTGGACAAGTTAAATATCCAAATTTTTTCTATAAAAAACACAGCAAAAATATGGGAGGTGGTGCGGCTAGAAACTCAGGTATCGATATGGCCAAAGGTGACTTCATCGCTTTTCTAGACTCAGATGACATCTGGCTACCTAAAAAGCTTGAGATTCAGATAGGAAAAATTTTAAAGAGCAAAAAGCCACTTGAGACCTTGTCATATACCCAAAGGTCTATGCAAAACACTTTTTCTGGCCATATTATGCCTGTCTTTTCTAAAGATCCTGAGGTATCTGTAGCAGATTACTTATTTGCGAAAAGGCCAGATGTTTCTTTAAAAGCTTTTCTAGTCTCAGAACGAGGCGATATGCAGTCGAGCACATTAATGCTGTCGTCCCAGCTTGCTAAGAAAGTAAGATTTTGTGATGATCTTAAGAAGCATCAGGACTGGGACTTTTGTTTAAGACTAGATCTAGCCGGAGCAGATTTTTTATTCGTTGACGAGCCTCTAACTCTTTGGGGCAATTCCCTAGAGGCAAATAAGGTGTCTAAAATAAGTGACTATAAAATATCTCTTCAGTGGATTAATACGTACAAGGGAAAAATTTCCCCGCAGGCTTTCTTAGGTTTCATGCTGATAGAGGTTTTGCCAAAAATGTTTATGCAGCGTGAAAACAAGATTTTTGCTCAGACAGTAATTTTCAGGTCTTTGATTAGACGGATAATCAATTACCAAGAGTTTCAGCTATTAACTGACAAAAATATTCACTATAAAAAGCGCATAAGGAATCTATTTTTAGCTAACGATAGCACTCCTAACTAG
- a CDS encoding glycosyltransferase family 4 protein, with translation MKALIINQSDIAGGAAIAGFRLHQGLLNSGVHSRMLVGIKKTQEETVDIVPRKYRLANQVRRVSSIWGLNHVHNVGSFFIPQHRYFREADILNFHNLHSGSLNYLAIPQLTAKKPAVLTLHDMWGFTGHCSYSYDCQKWQLGCGNCPYLDTYPAIDKDSSRLEWKLKSWIYNHSNLTIVAPSTWLAQQAKKSILGHLPLHLIPYGLDTDKFTPLGTRECREKLGIPAEKKVLMFAAANFSETRKGGDLLLRALQALPETLKPNLVLLTIGNSEGTELENLSIQHINLGYLTSETDKTIAYSAADLFVFPTRADNLPLVLQESMACGTPLISFDVGGVPDMVRPGVTGYLAHPEDVTDLCNGIIQILEDDEMLAQMKLNCRSIAVNEYSLQTQADKYKKLFAEILEEKVALSCVG, from the coding sequence ATGAAAGCATTAATTATTAATCAGTCAGATATTGCGGGAGGAGCTGCCATCGCAGGATTTCGCCTTCACCAGGGTTTGCTCAATAGCGGAGTTCACTCTCGCATGTTAGTGGGCATTAAAAAGACACAGGAGGAAACAGTCGATATCGTTCCGCGAAAATATAGATTAGCTAATCAGGTCCGTCGTGTGTCTAGCATTTGGGGGTTGAATCATGTTCATAACGTTGGCAGTTTTTTCATACCGCAGCATCGGTACTTTAGAGAGGCTGACATCCTCAACTTCCACAACCTTCATTCTGGCTCTCTTAACTATTTAGCAATACCACAGCTAACAGCTAAAAAGCCTGCGGTACTTACTCTTCACGACATGTGGGGTTTTACGGGACATTGCTCCTATAGCTATGACTGTCAAAAATGGCAGTTAGGCTGCGGGAACTGTCCTTACCTTGATACTTATCCTGCTATTGATAAAGACAGTAGCAGATTAGAGTGGAAGCTAAAAAGCTGGATTTATAATCACTCTAATTTGACAATTGTGGCACCAAGTACTTGGTTAGCTCAACAGGCAAAGAAAAGCATCCTGGGCCATTTACCTTTACATCTCATTCCCTACGGTTTAGATACAGATAAATTTACACCTTTAGGTACTCGAGAATGCCGAGAAAAACTGGGAATACCCGCAGAGAAAAAAGTCTTGATGTTCGCAGCGGCCAATTTTTCTGAAACTCGCAAGGGAGGAGATCTTCTGCTTCGAGCTTTGCAGGCTTTGCCTGAAACTCTAAAGCCAAATCTGGTACTGCTAACCATCGGAAATTCAGAGGGCACCGAGCTTGAAAATCTCAGCATTCAGCATATTAATCTTGGTTATTTAACATCTGAAACCGATAAGACTATAGCTTATTCTGCCGCTGACCTATTTGTATTTCCCACTAGGGCTGACAACCTGCCCTTGGTTTTGCAAGAGAGTATGGCTTGCGGCACACCCTTAATTTCTTTTGATGTTGGAGGTGTACCTGATATGGTTCGCCCAGGAGTCACTGGCTATTTGGCTCATCCGGAAGATGTTACTGATCTATGCAATGGCATTATTCAGATTCTCGAAGACGATGAAATGCTAGCTCAAATGAAACTGAACTGCCGCTCGATTGCTGTCAACGAGTATTCGCTTCAGACTCAGGCTGATAAGTACAAGAAGTTATTTGCCGAAATTCTTGAGGAAAAAGTTGCTTTGAGCTGTGTAGGGTAG
- a CDS encoding glycosyltransferase family A protein yields the protein MTKAQFTFCIPNLNKIDFLPACINSMLVQDCQAWRCVFVDGYSTDGSWEYMQQFANDPRFTLLRGKRQGMYADWNYCLEQVNTEYFYFLTSDDLCYPQLVSKTTRALDHCPDIDACHFKFDYINEYDQITRTYTDIIASEMPIYLDASNYAHRRAALFEFLMHCVYRTIYRTMTSLVLRRSLISQVGPFSTQVGSAGDYDWTMRLTMHTDTLFIPETLTAWRKYEGQATQSPHSVGNNRRIFEIAKANLCQIQQGSEASSFGPALDPTLTLSFLSRDYEFALYNQIHQATNIANALDALLQATQAFPLHYLQALLKRLGLSSRQSCLTKNVLAKQLIQNNQLQWPPLPLKLSSTEDTTPSTQATR from the coding sequence ATGACTAAAGCCCAATTTACCTTCTGTATACCCAACCTTAATAAGATAGATTTTTTGCCCGCCTGCATTAACAGCATGCTAGTCCAAGATTGTCAGGCTTGGCGCTGTGTCTTTGTTGATGGCTACTCTACCGACGGCAGCTGGGAATACATGCAGCAGTTTGCCAACGACCCCCGCTTTACCCTGCTGCGCGGCAAACGCCAGGGCATGTATGCCGACTGGAACTATTGCCTAGAGCAGGTCAACACCGAATATTTCTATTTTCTCACCAGTGATGACCTTTGCTATCCGCAGCTGGTAAGCAAAACTACCCGCGCGTTAGATCATTGCCCCGACATTGATGCCTGTCATTTTAAGTTTGACTACATCAATGAATATGACCAAATCACCCGCACCTACACCGATATTATTGCGTCTGAGATGCCTATCTACCTCGACGCTAGCAACTATGCTCACCGGCGGGCGGCGCTGTTTGAGTTTTTAATGCACTGTGTCTATCGCACTATCTATCGCACCATGACCTCCCTGGTGCTGCGGCGCAGCCTGATCTCACAAGTTGGGCCATTCTCCACCCAGGTCGGCTCAGCCGGTGACTACGACTGGACCATGCGTCTCACCATGCACACAGATACTCTATTTATTCCGGAAACCCTTACCGCATGGCGTAAATATGAAGGGCAGGCCACGCAGTCGCCTCATTCAGTAGGCAACAATAGACGTATTTTTGAGATTGCAAAGGCCAACCTTTGCCAGATTCAGCAGGGTTCCGAAGCTAGTTCATTCGGTCCTGCCCTCGATCCAACACTGACGCTGTCATTTTTATCCCGCGATTACGAGTTTGCCCTTTACAACCAAATACATCAAGCGACTAATATAGCAAATGCTCTGGATGCCCTTTTGCAGGCGACCCAAGCATTTCCCCTACATTATTTACAAGCCTTACTAAAACGTCTCGGCCTGTCATCACGGCAGTCCTGCCTAACGAAAAATGTATTAGCTAAGCAGCTTATTCAGAATAATCAGCTTCAATGGCCACCATTGCCACTGAAACTCTCCTCAACTGAGGATACAACCCCTAGCACTCAGGCCACCAGGTAA
- a CDS encoding glycosyltransferase has product MLHQKTLKTGDQSLNIKELSFTVGKPPQFAENPYQENLIRGLEGKGIHCLRENLNYLLLAQLRNNNKIDIIHLDWLHPYYKSRNRFTSTIRCLSFINKISLLKLQGSKLVWTAHNLTSHSGSNPVLDRLVSSFVVKTADAIIAHCEAAKEQIILDFKLKNPEKVYVIPHGNYIDCYPNTTSAQAARSQLGIAPDAVTLLFMGIIRPNKGIYDLINAVEALGDSRLHLLVVGKPYPGEAEHIRQRLSQLPSTTFIPEYVPNDKIQLYMNAADVVAFPYKNILTSGAVILAMSYGRACIAPRLGCMAETLENSRGAFLYDSKNPEGLKEAIQKALDASASLAAMGAYNRKQADRWNWNAIAQMTLEVYQHTFNHPCD; this is encoded by the coding sequence ATGTTGCACCAAAAGACACTCAAAACTGGGGACCAAAGCTTGAACATCAAGGAGCTCTCCTTCACCGTTGGCAAACCGCCTCAATTTGCCGAAAACCCTTATCAAGAAAATTTGATTAGAGGTTTGGAAGGTAAAGGGATCCATTGCCTGAGGGAAAACTTAAACTATTTACTTCTAGCACAACTTAGAAACAACAACAAAATCGACATCATTCACCTTGACTGGTTGCACCCTTACTACAAAAGTCGTAACCGTTTTACTTCCACAATCCGGTGTTTATCCTTTATCAATAAAATATCTCTGCTAAAGCTACAGGGGAGCAAACTAGTATGGACAGCTCACAACCTGACTAGTCACAGTGGGTCTAATCCTGTCCTGGATCGGTTAGTCAGTAGCTTTGTGGTCAAAACCGCTGATGCAATTATTGCCCACTGCGAAGCTGCTAAAGAACAAATTATTTTGGACTTTAAGCTAAAGAACCCTGAGAAAGTTTATGTGATCCCCCACGGCAATTATATAGATTGCTACCCCAACACCACTAGTGCCCAGGCAGCCCGCTCTCAGTTGGGCATTGCTCCAGATGCCGTAACGCTTTTGTTTATGGGCATTATTCGCCCCAACAAAGGCATCTACGACTTGATCAACGCCGTTGAAGCCTTAGGCGACTCCAGACTACACCTGCTGGTAGTCGGCAAACCCTACCCCGGAGAAGCAGAGCACATTCGCCAGCGGCTCAGCCAATTGCCAAGCACTACTTTTATTCCAGAGTACGTACCCAACGACAAGATTCAGCTCTATATGAATGCTGCCGATGTTGTGGCCTTCCCCTACAAAAATATTCTGACCTCTGGAGCTGTAATCCTAGCCATGTCCTACGGTCGGGCCTGCATTGCCCCTCGCCTCGGTTGTATGGCAGAAACATTAGAAAATTCTAGGGGAGCTTTCCTGTACGACTCTAAAAACCCTGAAGGTTTAAAGGAAGCCATCCAAAAAGCTTTGGATGCCAGTGCTAGCCTCGCCGCCATGGGTGCCTACAACCGCAAACAGGCCGATCGATGGAACTGGAATGCGATCGCTCAGATGACTTTGGAGGTTTACCAACATACCTTCAACCATCCCTGTGATTAA
- a CDS encoding glycosyltransferase: MKIFRISIPFWQHWLQILDQHPNLISKTWSEQQQIISENWFGYPPNWKAAFEPLGYEVTEAFVNIDQLQRKWVNDHQYAFKQDHWLIDIVEAQIVHEKPDILFLADTSRFSAEWINEIKEKCPSIKLVAAWCGVPWKDSSIFKACDLVLSCIPELVEKFNQAGCCGRHVNHAFDNRLLNKLNSSVTPTIDFSFVGNINRNNTFHLERDYILERIVEFVNIEIYSPITNHKETLTDLAKLAAKSSLYDVHTWLKKAPGIATVAESLPIFKKVSQLPSKPRRRVNPKLKPYLKQPVYGLSMFEVLQSSKLTFNKHIDASPRSASNLRLFEATGVGTCLVTDHKDNIKLLFEPDHEVVTYKSADECVEKVNWLLQHPKHRQAIAESGQRRTLNEHTLGHRAKSIDEIFKKALAQNTRTLRC; the protein is encoded by the coding sequence ATGAAAATTTTTAGAATTTCCATTCCATTTTGGCAGCACTGGCTACAAATTCTTGATCAGCATCCAAACCTGATCAGCAAAACGTGGAGTGAACAACAGCAAATTATCAGTGAAAATTGGTTTGGCTACCCTCCCAACTGGAAAGCAGCCTTTGAACCGCTAGGTTATGAGGTAACTGAAGCTTTTGTCAACATTGATCAGCTTCAAAGGAAGTGGGTAAATGATCACCAATATGCCTTCAAGCAAGATCATTGGTTGATAGATATTGTAGAAGCCCAAATTGTGCATGAGAAGCCAGATATTCTGTTTCTCGCTGACACCTCTAGATTTTCTGCCGAATGGATTAATGAAATAAAAGAGAAGTGTCCATCCATTAAGCTAGTGGCCGCCTGGTGTGGAGTTCCATGGAAAGATAGTTCCATCTTTAAAGCCTGTGATCTTGTTCTTTCCTGCATTCCTGAACTGGTTGAAAAATTCAATCAAGCTGGATGCTGCGGACGGCATGTAAATCATGCATTCGACAACCGGCTTCTGAACAAACTAAATTCTTCCGTCACGCCCACCATTGACTTTTCATTTGTGGGCAATATAAATCGCAACAATACTTTTCACCTAGAAAGAGATTATATCCTTGAAAGGATTGTAGAGTTTGTCAATATTGAAATTTATTCACCTATTACCAACCACAAAGAAACCCTCACCGATCTAGCGAAACTCGCCGCCAAATCCAGCCTGTATGATGTCCACACTTGGCTAAAAAAGGCTCCTGGCATAGCCACCGTAGCTGAGAGTTTACCAATTTTCAAGAAAGTATCTCAGTTGCCCTCAAAGCCTCGCCGTCGGGTTAATCCTAAACTGAAACCCTATCTTAAGCAGCCCGTGTATGGCTTGTCCATGTTTGAGGTTCTACAGTCCTCTAAACTTACCTTTAACAAGCATATTGATGCGTCACCCAGATCAGCATCAAATCTGCGGTTGTTCGAAGCTACGGGCGTTGGAACCTGCCTGGTTACTGACCATAAAGACAATATAAAGCTATTATTTGAACCTGATCATGAAGTCGTAACCTATAAGTCGGCTGATGAATGCGTTGAAAAAGTCAATTGGCTGTTGCAACATCCCAAGCACAGGCAAGCCATCGCCGAATCGGGACAAAGACGAACTCTGAACGAACATACTTTAGGTCACCGAGCTAAAAGCATTGATGAAATATTCAAAAAAGCCCTAGCTCAAAACACCAGAACATTACGTTGTTAA
- a CDS encoding glycosyltransferase family 4 protein, whose amino-acid sequence MKIALISFEYPPDTAYGGIATYVQQAATILAQRGHQVEVFAGSRTRTGSLPDGDISIHRIQVNQKVDFIRAVVPVFLERHRAVNFDVMEGPEYGADAAAIAQAVPKLPLVVKLHTPSELIAAYEGRPNLLGQLRTRLGALRRGIHPFRDLERTHTLDADEVAAPSWALGKDLMQRWGLDPEKVHQFPLPFTPNPRLLDIPIETSTQRVTFIGRLDIKKGVTDLAEAIPAVLEQVPGTRFRFIGRNGLSPVPHQDMQQFLTQKLAPYLEAVEFTGQVPAAEIPDYLADTDICIFPSRWESFGLVCLEAMAAGRGVIGSRAGGMAEILTSDRVGRLVPPERPDAIAAAILELLENSELRQQLGCQARQNVLDEYSGDRIAQLQEASYERAIAVRQKSPPRPRRLLL is encoded by the coding sequence ATGAAAATCGCTCTAATCAGCTTTGAGTACCCACCCGACACAGCCTACGGGGGCATCGCCACCTACGTCCAGCAGGCTGCAACCATCCTGGCCCAGCGAGGCCATCAGGTTGAAGTGTTTGCCGGCAGCCGCACTCGCACAGGCTCCCTGCCGGACGGCGACATAAGTATTCACCGCATTCAAGTCAACCAAAAAGTTGACTTTATCCGGGCCGTGGTGCCCGTGTTCCTGGAGCGCCACCGCGCCGTCAACTTTGACGTCATGGAGGGTCCAGAGTACGGAGCCGATGCCGCTGCGATCGCCCAGGCTGTGCCCAAACTGCCCCTGGTGGTCAAACTCCACACTCCCAGCGAACTGATTGCCGCCTACGAAGGTCGACCCAACTTGTTAGGCCAGCTTCGTACTCGTCTTGGTGCCCTCAGACGCGGCATTCACCCCTTCCGGGATTTAGAACGCACCCACACCCTCGACGCCGATGAAGTTGCGGCCCCCTCCTGGGCCCTGGGCAAAGACCTGATGCAGCGGTGGGGCCTTGACCCTGAAAAGGTTCATCAATTTCCGCTGCCTTTTACCCCGAACCCACGATTGCTCGACATTCCCATCGAAACGTCAACCCAACGAGTTACCTTCATCGGGCGCTTAGATATCAAGAAAGGAGTAACTGATCTGGCCGAAGCCATTCCAGCGGTTTTAGAACAGGTGCCTGGAACCCGATTTCGCTTCATCGGGCGCAATGGCCTATCGCCAGTGCCCCATCAGGACATGCAGCAGTTTTTAACCCAAAAACTAGCTCCCTATTTAGAGGCCGTAGAGTTTACTGGGCAGGTACCAGCCGCCGAAATTCCAGACTACCTGGCCGATACCGATATTTGCATCTTTCCTAGCCGGTGGGAGAGCTTTGGCCTGGTCTGCCTGGAGGCCATGGCTGCCGGGCGCGGGGTAATCGGCAGTCGCGCCGGGGGAATGGCCGAAATTCTTACCAGCGATCGAGTAGGACGACTGGTGCCACCAGAACGACCGGACGCGATCGCCGCCGCCATTCTCGAACTACTGGAAAATTCAGAGCTGCGGCAGCAGCTGGGTTGCCAGGCTCGACAAAACGTACTGGACGAGTACAGTGGCGATCGCATTGCCCAGCTTCAGGAAGCTAGCTATGAACGTGCGATCGCAGTCCGGCAGAAAAGTCCCCCTCGTCCGCGTCGCCTGCTGCTTTGA